The Patescibacteria group bacterium genome includes a region encoding these proteins:
- a CDS encoding ABC transporter permease subunit codes for MGAIIARMFKDRRISLLVYCLSGVAFLEMYVAIYPSIAAQSANFTELLKNYPQEFMKAFGIEKLDMSTLENYIAMEHFSLIWPLMLVIFMIAIAGSALAGEVERGTIELLLSRPLSRLKMFIGRYVYGLIALVVFILTTVFTVIPLASMHHVAYHADRFGIVAIMGMFFGLAIFSLAMLVSAFSSEKGRVSMVMGGLLVLMYVLNLVAALKENLSDLKYFSFFHYFDAQSALTKGELNMTSIWVFVVVIIVSTIVGAVVWTKRDV; via the coding sequence ATGGGCGCAATCATCGCACGCATGTTCAAGGATCGGCGCATATCACTACTGGTGTACTGTCTTTCGGGCGTGGCGTTCCTCGAGATGTACGTGGCGATCTATCCCAGCATTGCCGCGCAGTCCGCGAACTTTACCGAGCTGCTTAAGAATTATCCGCAGGAATTCATGAAGGCTTTCGGTATCGAAAAGCTGGATATGTCGACGCTGGAAAACTATATCGCCATGGAACACTTCAGCCTGATCTGGCCGTTGATGCTGGTGATTTTTATGATCGCGATCGCGGGCAGCGCGCTGGCCGGTGAGGTGGAGCGGGGAACCATCGAACTGCTATTGTCACGACCCCTATCCCGACTGAAAATGTTTATCGGTCGATATGTCTACGGTCTGATCGCGCTGGTCGTATTCATACTGACCACGGTGTTCACAGTTATTCCATTAGCAAGCATGCATCATGTGGCTTACCACGCCGATCGATTTGGGATTGTGGCGATTATGGGTATGTTTTTTGGGCTGGCCATATTTTCACTGGCCATGCTGGTCTCGGCGTTTTCATCGGAAAAAGGCCGGGTATCGATGGTCATGGGCGGACTGCTGGTGTTGATGTATGTTTTGAATCTAGTGGCCGCGCTCAAAGAAAATCTGTCGGATCTGAAGTATTTTTCATTCTTCCATTACTTCGACGCGCAATCCGCGCTGACCAAGGGCGAGCTGAACATGACATCGATTTGGGTTTTTGTCGTCGTGATCATCGTGAGTACGATCGTTGGGGCGGTGGTTTGGACGAAA